tacgtgatttgaattggcgggaaaaacgtgttttttactagtgctatggatatcgatggtgttatttttattataaacattataattattataatgttttttaatattagtaacagcaaaataagataatgtaaaatatttcgtaaatcaaagaaaagggtgaacgggcgagacgggcagtactcctaactggctcattggtgacttagtacaagtatagccatctatgtctataaacaatcaaacaagtactaacagtgggcaaagcacgtgtctacccgtcgtatccgtcggcaaggggttaaatatattttatatatatgatatatatttggtatatatgatatatatattttgtatatatataatatattcattttatatatatatgatatattcattttatatatgtataatatatttattttatatatataatgtatttattttatatatataatatatttattatatatatataatacatatattttatatatatataatatatatatttcatatatataatatatatattttatatatataatacatatattttatatatataatacatatattttatatatatatataatatatattttatatatataatatttattttatatatatatataatatttattttatatatataatatttattttatatataatatttattttatatatataatatatatattttatatatataatatatatattttatatatatataatatatatattttatatatatatataatatatatattttatttatatgtatatatatatatatatatttatatatatttatttatatatatatatatatatatatatatatatatatatatatatatatgtgcacatattatatatattatatatcatatattatatactatgtattatatattaagaaataatatataatatatatgctcatatatatatatacaaaatatatattatatatatgtatatatatatatacatatatatacacatatatacacacatatacacacacacacacacacacacacacacacacacacacacacacacacacacacacacatatatatatatatatatatatatatatatatatgtgtgtgtgtgtgtgtgtgtgtgtgtgtgtgtgtgtgtgtgtgtgtgtatatatatatgtatatatatatatacatatatataatatatattttgtatatatatgtgcatatatattatatattattttttaatatttaatatatagtatataatatatgatatataatatatataatatgtgtacatatatatatatatatatatatatatatagttagatagatataagatatatatatatatatataattatataatataatatattatttttatatatgaatatatatattatattgttatatatactgatagtattatatatatatagaatatatatataatatattatatatttatattatatattatattatatatttatatatataatatatagatatatatatttgtatatatatatatataatatataattatatatatatatatattattatattatatatatatatatatatatatttattttatatatatatattttatatatatataatatatatatatatatatatgtatatatattttatatatatatatatatattatattatatatatatatatatatatatatatatatataatatatatatattatatatatatatatatatatatatatatattatatatatatatttacatatattatatatatatatatataatatatatatatatatatatatattatatataatatttatataatatatatatatgtatattatatgtatatataatatatatgtgtatatatattttatatctacataatatagatatgtatatatatatatgtatatatataatatatatgtgtatatatattttataattacatgatatagctattatatataaagatattatatatatatattaaatatatatatatatatatatatatatatatatatatatatatatatatatatgtgtgtatatatatgtgtgtatatatatgtgtgtatatatatgtgtgtgtgtatatgtgtgtgtatatatatatatgtgtatatatatatgtgtatatatatatgtgtatatatatatgtgtatatatgtatgtgtatatatataatataaatgtgtatatatattttatatctacatgatatagatattatatataaagatattatatatatatatatatattatatatagagagagatattttaaatatatttgtatatatatattttatatatatgtatatattttttatatttatatatatgtatattataaatataatatataattatatatacatatatacagatatacatatatataaacatatacatatatataaacatatacatattatatacacatacatatatctatatattatgtgcttgtatctatctatctatctatctacctatctatctatatccatatatgtatatatatatatacatatgtatttatatatatacacacatatatatatatttatgtgtgtgtgtgtgtgtgtgtgtgtgtgtgtgtgtgtgtgtgtgtgtgtgtgtgtgtgtgtgtgtgtgtgtgtgtgtgtgtgtgtgtgtgtgtgtgtgtgtgtgggtgtatacacacacataaatatatatatgtgtgtgtgtgtgtgtgtgtgtgtgtgtgtgtgtgtgtgtgtgtgtgtgtgtgtgtgtgtgtgtgtgtgtgtgcatatgtgtgtgtgcatgtgtgtgtgcatatatgtgtgtgtgtgtgcatatgtgtgtgtgtgtgtgtgtgtgtgtgtgtgtgtgcatatgtgtgtgtgtgtgtgtgtgtgcatatgtgtgtgtgtgtgtgtgtgtgtgtgtgcatatgtgtgtgtgtgtgtgcatatgtctgtgtgtgtgtgtgagtgtgcgtgtgcgtgtgcgtgtgcgcgtgtgcgtgtgtgcgtgtgggtgtgggtgtgggtgtgtgtattgtatgtatatatatatttatatatatgtatatatatatgtatatatatatatttatataaatttggaACTGTATGAAATTTCCCGAAAACTCTTTTAGGGGATCTAAGGATGAAGTGACGTTGAAATTGTTTTAGGATACTGAGCTTTACATTTAGTTTTATATCAGCTTTTTCTGAATAAGATTGATCTTAATTGTTTCTTCTTTACCACTAATGCAGTCTGAAGGAAATGTGGGAAACTCCACTTCCTCTGTGTCTTCAGAAGAAAGTGGAACAGATAAAGGAGATGAAAGTACTCCACAgtattgctccctctctctccaccctagtGTTTACACCAGTAAAGCCCCAGATATATGCTGGCGACATATGATAGGTCTAGAAAGCTTTCTTAAAGATAATAGCTATATACAAGGGTATCTTCCAACAACTGAAGACTGGAAGCTCTATACTACTCTTACAAAAGACTATCCTCAGTTCTATCCCAGTCACAAAGGCTTCAGGAAATATCAGATTCCTTTTGCAAAGAATGTGTGCCCTCTTCAGTCTACCTTCCCTCATATTTGGAGGTGGGCTTCACACATATCTACttttagtgagaaagagagagaattgtttCCAACTGCTGAGAGATCACTAGCAGACATTCTTCGGGATTTTGGAGAAAGAGCAGAGAACATGGTAAAGCTacatgtgtgtggtttgtttgtgttgtagACTTGATTTGACTAGAATGTGTTCAATCTGTTAAagctgttgtgttttttttttttagttttatgagATCCTAGTTATTGTTTTCTGTAGCATGTTATTTGTGCACTGATATTTGTgtttgacatcatcatcatcatgtgttACTTTTCTTATGTAatggatattgatattattttgggACACCTCGGTCGTAACTAACATTTATTGAGGGAGGATTTTAACCAGCAACTTTGCTGTAATTCTAGTTTTGGTgtttattcataatcattatcataagttaATATTTACCCTGTGAAGTTCAGTGGCACATGGAAGTGATTAAAACAGAAGTTGGCAAGCTTTAGCATGCAGGCCAGATCTTACTCACCAAGTAAAACATCCAGAAGGCATCTTTCTTCACCCACCATgtcacagaaaattgaatattgcaataaaatagaaaaaaatacacaaataacaaaatgctacttattcttattattattgcactgaattatggactacctagagagatatcgagtctgtgcaaggaaaatatCTGGATAAtataaatcaaatgacaaatatagacattggaaaatgatTATACAGAAAGCGAAACTAGCATTTCAAAGGGAAGGCAGGGTGTCTGTTTACTGCGCACGAATGTGCATGTCAGAGTGGCCACTCCCGTAAGCCTAGTGCTTGTATTTTGGGTCATGATGGTAGTGAAGCATTCAGATCTAATGGGTCAAGGAGACTTTTAAGCTGTGAAAAACAtgctttatgtatttttattatataaaattactcAAAAGAAACATTATTcctaatttatttttcattattagttttatttccatttattaacTGTAAAGGTAGATGTGGCCTGCTACTGGCTTAGATATAGCCTCTGGCCTACATATAAACAAGGTTGCCATCCTCAAGTTCAAAACATTGCATCACCATCCCTTTTGACACTGATTTTAGCATGTTACATGTGGAATGGCTGGTAGATCAGAGGCATTTTTTAAAGCAAAACTGTTAAACCATCCTCTCAGGCACCAACTTGAAAGGCCCTTGTGTGTACAAAGGGTTTGAAGAAAACCAAATATCATCACTAAGTAAAATTTGTAAAGGACGCATTGGATGATGTATCctcatcagaatttttttttttttttttttttttttttttttttttttttaagaaaataccAACATATCAGTTACATCTCATGCTTGCTGAAGTTATGTATCCTACATTTACTACAGTTGTCACAGTGAGCTCTCTTCATTAAGAAAGTTTTAAGTTTGAATGTTGCCCATGATTTGTAGAGTGCTTGTTATATGCATACTCAACAGTTCAGCTGTATTGCAAGAAAAAAGTCCCATCTTTTAATGATTACTACAAGGAGTTACAACTGAAAGATTCAAAATATTATCCAGACGCAGTGATTTGAAAGTAAATAGATACCAGTGTAAAAAGAAACGTGTTGTAGGTCAATCTGAGCATTTATGAGCATCATTTGAAAACTGGTCTCAAGAGGGATACAAGCATTATTCATGTTATAGACTCccaaagaaaatagatatacatcAGAATACAGCATTTGGAGGCTATTAATATACTACCTATACATGCATGGGCAATGTACACTTgctaaaaagtatctttactctttctaacTTACCAGTATGATATGACAACAAAAATGGTGGGAAAAAATGTTGAGCTcaacctgatattggtatccctgctcACATAATATTATGTATGATCCAAGTAACTGAAGTTCTAAATAATTTCCATTTTAATGATGTCTGACAATTCAGAAAAATTGAAGAGTAAAAATTTGGggttttgaaatatataatacttttaatattttgtgttaccGCTGCCAGCTTGGTGGACACTGGCAAGTCTATGTGGCATGGATGCCACTTACTCCTTTGTTAAGTGGTGGCCATTTGCAGAGTGCAATCACTCCCATACTGTAATTGCAGGCCTGACATCCGTCAACTCCCCTACCTCAGCAGTGTCTGGTTTTGAGTAACATTTACTTGAAGTTCTTCCTCTGTCATGCATCTAGGGAGCCCACTTCTGGCCTTTTTTCAGGTGGATCCACTTTCTTTATGTTGCTGGGTTTACAGGGATACTTTGGCTTTGAAATACCCAATCTTCTTGAAATTTCGGCTgctgatagtccctcagagtaaagcacAAATATAACACTATTCAAAcccattatgaagcttcatctgttgcAAGCTTTGAAAGCAACAAGTACCAACCTTTCTAGATTAACTCCTAGTGATCATTTGGGTTTTATCTACTCccaagtaaagatactttttttttagtgAGACTTCGTAACAAACAACTTGGTGCCAGTATGTGCACCTTATTCCTTCAGCTTGGCCATTGCATTCCATTGATCATTTTGGATTAAAATATACCATTCTATGGAAAAGCTGTTTGCAGTGTAATTCATTATTTTGAAAAaagcttcttttcctcttcttgttcaaaCACTGTTTTGAGCTAGAATTATTTTAGGCTGAATGGCATCATGTTATGCAAAAGTTTGTGAACtcaatgaatataattatttttattgtttgttgatGACCATGCAGTATCCATTACTTTGAAAACCCCTAGCATTATGATTttggggaataagaaagaaggggaaaactcACTGGTATTGGCAAACTATGACAAACTTTTGAATGCCAGAGGTTCCTGAGACTGCATTAAGTGGACATAAATGGTAtttttgatttaatttttatcTTAGTCTTTATATACAAAAGCTATTATATTTTTGCTTATTCATACAGTGTGTCTCTCATTGTTTGTTTATAGCAAAGAATAgtgtttattacattttttttctgttagactgtctctcctttctgcagttctctccccttttctttccccactGCAAAAAGCAGTTCCTTTTTTTAGGTTGAATTTTATATCTACTTAaattattggttttttttttttatatttccactATGCATTAACTAAAAATTATTAATGTTGCTTATATGAATGGATTTTACCCTTACCAATCCTTTGGCTAACTCAGTATAGAAGACATGCTGTATTTTCATACAGGCATCCCTTGCTATGAATTAGTTGATGTATCATAGAGTATAGCTATGCAATCTGGTATGTTCACTTACATGATCTTTGATTAGTGGTCAGGTGAATACTACAATGCATAGTGAAAAATCATACCTAACCATGCTCTACTCAGTCTTTGTGTGAAGtcgtatgcatacttatattctTTGTGTGTCTCCCTAGCTGCAAAGAGTTTCATATTTGATTAGTATAGTGGTTTGTGATTCTGATGGAGCATTAACCCACTGATGCCAGGGTGACATGCACAGTTGCCTGCACTTACACCTGTACACCTGTTTTCTTTAGATAGTGAAAGTGGTAattctgtgtttgtatacatttttcGTACTATGTGAGGTTGAATGGAGAGGAGTAAATCATTAGAAACACAAGATTACCAAGTTtagaaatttatttttattaatgaatttctatgtatagatataacagTGATATAACTAGTTATTTATAACcagtaatggatatatataacctACTACATCATTAGGTTGTGGGTTTTCTCCATTGCTGGGAAGGTGGGGAGGCTGTGCCTGAAGCCAACAGGTGAGGATAagtttataaataagtatattatgAAATGAGTAACAGAAGGATGCGGTATAAAGTTAAGGGAAATAGATTATGCTATAAATGCTTTTACATCAACACATGAGATATGGGCTGCTGTGGACACTTTTTTGGACACATGTAAACACATGGTCACAAGGAAAAGAATATTCAATTAATGTTTGATTGCTGTTAGTCTTGGCAAAAAGAGCAATTGCTAGTTTGGAAACAAGGAGAATTCTTTTCCTCAAATAAAAAGCAAATGATTTGGCAATTTGGTTATGTATTTGTTGGCACAACCCAGATCAGAATTTCTGAATCAAGTCCTAGAGTGGGGGaaaaaatatgtaagaaaatATATTGTGCCCATGCAGGCACCcgtgcgcatgcacgcacgcgcacgcgcacacgcactcacactcgcactcacacacacactcacacacactcacacacacactcacacacacactcacacacactcacacacactcacactcacactcacactcacactcacactcacactcacacacacacacacacacacacacacacacacacacacacacacacacacacactcacactcacactcacactcacacacactcacactcacactcacactcacactcacactcacactcacactcacactcacactcacactcacactctcactctcactcacactcacactcacactcacactcacactcacactcacactcacactcacactcacactcacactcacacacacacacacacacacacacacacacacactcacactcacactcacactcacactcacactcacacacacactcacactcacacacataaacacacacattctctctcactttctcattctcactctcactctcactctcactctcactctcattctcactctcactcactctcattctcattctcattctctcactctcactctctgctccAATCCATTCAAGTCATGTAATAGgagaatataaacaaacagagtTGCTGCTTCAGCAGCTCCATTAAGGATGATTTACTAGATACACATATTTTGGCTTTTTCTTGATCTTTggaaagtttatttttatttttttgtatggcCAATAGTACTGTTCATTACATAATTGTaatgtaacagtaatagcaatattggtattcaataattagaagaaaatattaacaaaaattcaAGCCATGGAAAGAGGATACAGGTCAtgtaggcctactaattgactccttggtggctgagcacctatggagctatctatgtgcaaagaAGATTCAGAAAATAAAACTACAGTTGACATTACATGTACCCAGCATCAGTTGGTTAGTAGGTACTATAATAGAATTAAAAATACCAGTCCCcagagaaaaaacagaggaaaaatctTACATTGAATATCTTTacttcatgtctgtctgtttgctgtttctttatcttttctttaagcaatagcattatgtttatttttttataataactgtAAATTAGTGCCCTTGTGGTGATTAGGGACTTGGTTATGATTAACCTCTCAGCTGCAGGTAGGGCATTTATACATACCCAGTTCTCTGTAATttgagttttatttgtttttttttacatatagatggtacCATGAATGTTGAGCCACCAAAGAGTCAGTTAATAGGCCTACCTAATCTCAGCTGTTTTggaaaaaacttttcttttcattactgttagtattgttagtgatataaaagtaatgtcattgataatattaacattaatgataaagataatgggacTGGAAATAACTATTTTCCTAGAAACTCAAGAAATTCAAGtgagtaattgactccttggtaagTTAGTGCTTGTCAAGCCATCCTTGTATAAATTAACAAAAccactgtgcatgtatgtacctgGTGCCAGAAGGTaaattcttttctccttttatggTGGACAGAAAAGTATTCTCATGTTATATTGCTATTGGTGTAAAGTTAAAGAATGTAATTCAGTATTATAGTAAATTATGCCATTAATAAGGGCTAAATGTCAAGGACTTTTGATAATTTTATGTTTACAAATTGGTTGTGATGTAGTCCCATTGTGTCATGATGTATATAAAAGAGTATAACAATATTTTTTGCAGGGGATAACTAATGGTAAAGAAACTAAAATACTCTCACAGGAAGGGAAATATTGGTTTCCATGTGAAATTATTTCAGTACTGAAGTAGCCCAAAATTTGATCATGGGTGGGATCTCAGTATTTAGTGTTAGTGAGAcatagaagaaaaagatatatctCTGAGTTGACTGGATTACATGTTGCCAGATAGCTTATTTTGCTTATCAGGTAGATTATCTTGTTGAAATTATtcagaatataaaatgaaatatcaaAGCATGTGGaagattattgtttgtttatatttacttaaGAAAATTGCCCACTCCAAAGTCGGTGTTAGAATCATTTTGTTACATTCATTGACAGGTAATGTATTTAACACATTTTTGCAGGAAGGAGAAGAATGCCAACAGATAAGAAGTCAGGTACCTCTAGACATAGGATCCCTCTCCATTGATGAAAATGTTGAACAGTTAAACAGTGCTGGGGAGGATGGTGACTcagatgaggagaaaggagaacaggAACTGaatgaacaagaggaagaggaggaggaggaggaagagtatgtaTATGAAGAATATTGTGAAGATGATGAAAGAATAGATTTAGAAAACCACAATGGGGATGAAGAATATGACGAAGGTGAGAAgtgaataacatttataatattgaGCAATATTTCTCTAATAATACATATAACTTTTCtgtacacattattattattggaattactgCTAAGGGAAAGTAACTAGTATCATCTGCTTTCACAGACCAAAACGAAGAAATCATTGGAGATAATGTTAATGCAGAAGAAGGGgctggtggtgaagatgatgacgatgatgctggaGGATGGATTACTCTCTCTAATGTCAAAAAACATAAGATGAAGAAAATTGGATTGAAGCCTGAGGATGAAATAGAAGACAAGGAAGTCCTTGTTGCTTGCATGACAGCTGACTTTGCCATGCAGGTAGGAAATATGGCTTGTATGTTGAAATATGTCATgtggatatataatataacacatatatgtaattttgcATTCTCAAGCCTCATACAACCAGTATGAGGATACTCATGAAAATGCATGGaggaaatatgaaaggaaaattgaTTTGCCATTTGCTTTCAGAATGTCCTGAAGCACATAGGCTTGAGAGTGATGGGAGTTGATGGCAAACTGATTCAGAAGGTCAGGACCTTCATTCTGCGATGCCATGCATGCTTCAGGACAACAAGCATCATGAACAGAGTGAGTTCcttgtacttcttttttttttttaacctaaagAATAAAATCCTCTTGGATCTGGTATGTAAAGTACATTCTATGTTTAcagtaaagtaaaatatttttgtatagaCTTTATTCTAAGGATGCTgtgatttcatttttcatttgatACTGTATGTTTCTTCATGACATGCAgtattcattattaatttaacACCAGAGTTTAATTTAGTATTTTAAAGCTTTGTTATTGCTTTGCCATATGTCCAGCTGGTAATGTTACCTGTAGGTTTTCTGTGCATTTAGATATTGCATATGTAGCTCTAccacagtagttttttttttgtgaaaactaTATTTTTTAGATTTAGCAGAtaaatttgattatgattatttatagtatcattaccattttattagtgctattgttACCCTGCATtttgttatgattaatgttaGAATCCCGACATATTCTATTTACAGACATTTTGCCAAAAGTGTGGTAATAAAACTCTAAAGAAAGTATCGGTGACATTGAATCCCGATGGCACAAAGAAGATTTGGGTCAACACCAAGAAACCAATCAACATTAAAGGAACAAAGGTGAGACTGGGCCGTCGGTTTCTCTCTGTTTAGTTTCTGTGTTCAATATGTAATAGAAATAGGTCTAGGAAATGGGGCTCTTATTTTTAGTGATATCATCCTATTCAACAAATTACTTGAAAATGATGGTAAGCCTTTATCAGTTGTGATAATgttatctataattatttttgtgcagttattttttctttctacttaacTGAAACTTCTACAAGAATGAGGGAAAGTATGTAAACTCTAGCATTTTGAAGCAGACTAGACCCGTTCTCAGACAATAAGAAATTGGGAGGGAAAGTAGTCAGATTCATAACCTCACACATatagtattttctctttttattgtgtATTTCATTTCGTACTTATAAACATAaatgtttgtcttcttttttttttttttccttttcttctttttctcctcctccatcttgtttttcttcttttgcttttcttctactgcttctttttcttgttttcataatttcctaattttttcagatttttctccttttttctggatttttcttttcttctatttttctttttttctattttctggttttacttttcttccattttttctttgctttttgtaTCTTctgatttttcctttctttttatttatttattttttcttgttttcatcctttttctttttgttttattcttcttcatttttcataatcttcatcgtcattgttatcataaccttGTTActacctcttcttttcctttttatcatctttaactccttatcttcctcctccttttcctatttcttaaatttctttgtgtgtgtgtgtgtttgtgtttgtgtgtttgtgtgtttgtttgtgtgtgtgtgtgtgtgtgtgtgtgtgtgtgtgtgtggtttttattTATTGAATGTTAATACTCATCCATTTCTTTATTGTTGGCAGTTCTCCCTACCCATGCCAAAAGGAGGCAAACATGCAAGAAACCCTGTACTAGCTGCTGatcagaaagaagcaaagaaacatGCGAGTAAACTTAGTTATAAGAAGATCAACCCACTCCATATTGATTATGATACTTGTGAGTATGATTTCTCATTCCTTCAATTACTGTTGAAAACTATATTATTTACACAGGTTTCTTAACCCAGAAGCAATGGGCATGCCCACTGTGAGAATACTTTACTAATTGTTTTTATGCTCAGATGGCAGATGGCTCctcttgtacaaagtcaccaatgagctaattatgagtactg
This sequence is a window from Penaeus chinensis breed Huanghai No. 1 chromosome 10, ASM1920278v2, whole genome shotgun sequence. Protein-coding genes within it:
- the LOC125029717 gene encoding RNA-binding protein NOB1-like isoform X1, which encodes MKAKHLVADTAAFVKNVPLWEYGEEICSTPEVIGEIRDRHTKQHIQSLPVKIELKQPKPESIKFINEFSKKTGDFASLSLADIKVLALTYELEIEAQGGSDHLRSEPEKAVTEFSKPKKSTDDALKLPGFYYPSEQSEGNVGNSTSSVSSEESGTDKGDESTPQYCSLSLHPSVYTSKAPDICWRHMIGLESFLKDNSYIQGYLPTTEDWKLYTTLTKDYPQFYPSHKGFRKYQIPFAKNVCPLQSTFPHIWRWASHISTFSEKERELFPTAERSLADILRDFGERAENMEGEECQQIRSQVPLDIGSLSIDENVEQLNSAGEDGDSDEEKGEQELNEQEEEEEEEEEYVYEEYCEDDERIDLENHNGDEEYDEDQNEEIIGDNVNAEEGAGGEDDDDDAGGWITLSNVKKHKMKKIGLKPEDEIEDKEVLVACMTADFAMQNVLKHIGLRVMGVDGKLIQKVRTFILRCHACFRTTSIMNRTFCQKCGNKTLKKVSVTLNPDGTKKIWVNTKKPINIKGTKFSLPMPKGGKHARNPVLAADQKEAKKHASKLSYKKINPLHIDYDTLNSPFAVRDVYSRASQLGYIAGKKNHQLYWEKKNPNEGRRTTGKRKK
- the LOC125029717 gene encoding RNA-binding protein NOB1-like isoform X2, whose product is MKAKHLVADTAAFVKNVPLWEYGEEICSTPEVIGEIRDRHTKQHIQSLPVKIELKQPKPESIKFINEFSKKTGDFASLSLADIKVLALTYELEIEAQGGSDHLRSEPEKAVTEFSKPKKSTDDALKLPGFYYPSEQEGEECQQIRSQVPLDIGSLSIDENVEQLNSAGEDGDSDEEKGEQELNEQEEEEEEEEEYVYEEYCEDDERIDLENHNGDEEYDEDQNEEIIGDNVNAEEGAGGEDDDDDAGGWITLSNVKKHKMKKIGLKPEDEIEDKEVLVACMTADFAMQNVLKHIGLRVMGVDGKLIQKVRTFILRCHACFRTTSIMNRTFCQKCGNKTLKKVSVTLNPDGTKKIWVNTKKPINIKGTKFSLPMPKGGKHARNPVLAADQKEAKKHASKLSYKKINPLHIDYDTLNSPFAVRDVYSRASQLGYIAGKKNHQLYWEKKNPNEGRRTTGKRKK